One genomic segment of Luteibaculum oceani includes these proteins:
- a CDS encoding adenine phosphoribosyltransferase, with product MEQRLQAAIRNIPDFPKPGIQFKDITPIFLDPELFRDLVKRFAQEYKKYSPDAIVGIESRGYLAGPAIALELGIPFVLIRKKGKLPAKTISHTYSLEYGTDVVEVHEDAIAPGSKVIVHDDLLATGGTAEAAGHLVEKCGSTPVLFSFIVELNFLNGKERLEKVAPCHSIITY from the coding sequence GTGGAGCAAAGATTACAAGCAGCGATTAGAAATATTCCAGATTTCCCAAAACCTGGAATTCAGTTTAAAGATATCACTCCAATTTTTCTGGACCCCGAACTCTTTCGCGACCTTGTTAAAAGATTTGCTCAAGAGTACAAGAAATATAGTCCCGATGCCATAGTGGGTATTGAAAGTAGGGGTTATTTGGCAGGCCCAGCAATTGCATTGGAATTGGGTATACCTTTTGTCTTGATAAGAAAGAAAGGAAAACTACCTGCAAAAACAATTTCTCACACCTACAGTTTAGAGTACGGTACCGATGTGGTAGAGGTGCATGAGGATGCGATTGCGCCGGGTTCTAAGGTCATTGTTCACGATGATCTTTTGGCAACCGGTGGTACTGCCGAAGCAGCAGGCCATCTAGTTGAAAAGTGTGGATCAACGCCAGTGTTGTTCTCCTTTATTGTTGAATTGAATTTTTTAAATGGAAAAGAGCGCCTAGAAAAGGTAGCTCCATGTCATAGTATAATAACATATTAA
- a CDS encoding helix-hairpin-helix domain-containing protein produces MKRWFKLSSWEAKGLMSLNLLIAFLILYRIGIGRFSTLDNDLIQRLDSIELFLIQKEQNLQNKITSLDTTQIVERKTLEKKKGSARKLKFQSFDPNRISATELFQYGISRKQAATFVNFRNALGVYTSVEEFEKLMGWDLEAKKALSQFAVFNDSPNNISKEAPIKTSPSKVLLNSADTSALKKLKGIGSVLAKRILAYRSLLGGYIQREQLFEVWGLDSACIQHNWKSFVIDTLYIEKMDINSVDLERLKRHPYITYKLAKAIISYRNQHGNYSAIEQIMNSVLIGREDYLKIAPYLTISKSGAKITSSD; encoded by the coding sequence ATGAAAAGATGGTTTAAACTTTCTTCCTGGGAAGCAAAGGGGCTCATGTCTCTTAACCTATTAATTGCTTTTTTAATTCTATATCGAATAGGCATTGGTAGATTTTCAACTCTCGATAATGATCTTATTCAGCGGCTAGATTCCATTGAGCTTTTCTTAATTCAAAAGGAGCAAAATCTCCAAAATAAAATTACCTCGCTGGATACAACTCAAATTGTAGAAAGAAAAACATTAGAGAAAAAGAAGGGTAGTGCTAGAAAATTAAAATTTCAATCCTTTGATCCCAATAGAATTTCCGCAACGGAATTATTCCAGTATGGAATAAGCAGGAAGCAGGCTGCGACCTTTGTGAATTTTCGTAATGCACTTGGCGTTTATACTTCCGTTGAGGAATTTGAAAAGTTAATGGGTTGGGATTTAGAAGCTAAAAAAGCTCTTAGTCAGTTTGCGGTATTTAATGATAGCCCTAATAATATAAGTAAGGAGGCTCCGATAAAAACGAGTCCTTCAAAAGTCCTGTTAAATAGCGCGGATACTTCAGCACTAAAGAAGCTAAAGGGTATCGGTTCGGTACTGGCAAAAAGAATTTTGGCCTACCGAAGTCTTTTGGGCGGATATATTCAAAGGGAGCAGCTGTTTGAAGTTTGGGGGTTGGATAGCGCTTGTATTCAACATAATTGGAAATCATTTGTAATTGATACCCTTTACATTGAAAAGATGGACATTAATAGCGTGGATTTGGAGCGATTAAAAAGACATCCATACATAACCTATAAATTGGCAAAGGCCATTATTTCGTATCGAAATCAACATGGAAATTATTCAGCAATCGAACAAATCATGAATTCTGTGTTGATTGGTCGGGAGGATTATCTTAAAATTGCCCCTTATTTGACGATTTCGAAAAGTGGAGCAAAGATTACAAGCAGCGATTAG
- a CDS encoding alanine/glycine:cation symporter family protein — translation MNLKALCGVVVLSILSIFNLSAEPLKVRVEKVNPNGEINNAKAFAIVSGGVAPYQYKWSVQSVPLTSDSCWGITEGSAFTLTVTDAKGNKQSLSDVVSTTSAPEWLNSSFVPIVNAMTTVFFWDPLDALGIRDPQVLQEEERVIPPFWANDNIEEMYLQDWAVADGADVKEGQFLATVKRGSGKIDSVYAQHNGILEILIPKGGVIRNQETQEEEVKVGPTLLGLVKLHEPKPVFHPNGDKKSQGVPIIVIWLVCGALFFTIRMKFINFRGVKHAIELVQGKFDNPNDKGEVSHFQALTTALSATVGLGNIAGVAVAISLGGPGATFWMILAGLMGMASKFVECTLGVKYREINEAGEVSGGPMYYLTKGLEKRNLGKLGKMLAVLFTILCIGASFGGGNMFQANQAFAQVSNQFPSLAGYGTWFGVILSALVFIVIVGGVKSIARVTDKIVPFMCGIYVLFSLIIIFMNFGNIGDVFGEIISGAFEAPAIRGGIVGVLIIGFQRAAFSNEAGVGSASIAHSASKTDEPVSEGIVALLEPFVDTVLVCTMTALVLVFTGYADGTSGLNGSELTSAAFSEVFPWFSWVLMVAILLFAFSTMISWSYYGLKAWTFAFGNSKKVELIYKVIFCGFVIIGSSVGLGAVLDFSDLMILGMAFPNIAGLVIMSGEVKNDLKDYMARVKSGAIKRFK, via the coding sequence ATGAATTTAAAGGCACTTTGTGGAGTTGTCGTTTTATCAATTTTATCAATTTTTAATTTAAGCGCAGAGCCGTTAAAAGTAAGGGTTGAAAAGGTAAATCCTAATGGAGAAATTAACAATGCCAAGGCATTTGCTATCGTTTCTGGTGGAGTTGCTCCCTATCAGTATAAGTGGTCGGTGCAATCAGTTCCGTTAACATCCGATTCTTGTTGGGGAATTACCGAAGGGTCGGCATTTACTTTAACGGTTACTGATGCAAAGGGTAATAAGCAAAGCCTTTCTGACGTAGTAAGCACTACCTCTGCACCAGAGTGGTTAAACTCTTCCTTTGTTCCCATTGTTAATGCCATGACCACGGTGTTCTTCTGGGATCCGTTAGATGCTTTGGGGATCAGAGATCCGCAGGTGTTGCAGGAAGAAGAACGTGTTATTCCGCCTTTCTGGGCAAACGATAATATCGAAGAAATGTATCTGCAAGATTGGGCTGTTGCCGATGGAGCAGACGTTAAAGAAGGTCAGTTCCTAGCAACTGTAAAAAGAGGTTCTGGGAAGATTGATTCTGTTTATGCTCAGCATAATGGAATTCTCGAAATTCTTATCCCTAAAGGTGGTGTAATTAGAAATCAAGAAACCCAGGAAGAGGAAGTAAAGGTTGGACCAACCCTTCTGGGATTGGTGAAATTACACGAACCCAAACCGGTTTTTCATCCTAATGGCGACAAGAAATCTCAAGGAGTTCCAATCATTGTTATTTGGTTAGTATGTGGGGCTTTGTTCTTTACAATTCGCATGAAGTTTATCAATTTCAGGGGAGTAAAACATGCTATAGAACTGGTACAAGGAAAATTTGATAATCCGAATGACAAAGGTGAGGTTTCGCACTTTCAAGCCCTAACAACTGCGCTTTCTGCAACGGTGGGATTAGGAAACATAGCAGGGGTTGCCGTAGCAATTTCTCTTGGTGGTCCAGGAGCCACCTTCTGGATGATATTAGCTGGATTAATGGGTATGGCTTCCAAATTTGTGGAATGTACACTTGGGGTTAAATACCGTGAAATCAACGAAGCTGGTGAAGTTTCAGGTGGTCCGATGTATTACCTAACAAAAGGTTTAGAAAAAAGAAACCTAGGTAAGTTGGGGAAGATGCTTGCGGTCTTGTTTACCATACTGTGTATTGGAGCTTCTTTCGGTGGAGGTAACATGTTCCAAGCCAACCAAGCTTTTGCTCAGGTAAGTAACCAGTTCCCTTCTTTAGCTGGTTATGGAACTTGGTTTGGGGTAATTTTATCTGCTCTTGTCTTTATTGTTATAGTTGGTGGTGTTAAAAGTATTGCACGTGTTACCGACAAGATTGTACCATTTATGTGTGGTATATATGTTCTATTCTCCCTGATTATTATCTTCATGAACTTCGGAAATATAGGTGATGTATTCGGCGAAATTATTTCTGGAGCTTTCGAAGCACCAGCTATTCGTGGTGGTATAGTCGGAGTATTGATAATTGGTTTCCAAAGAGCAGCATTCTCCAATGAAGCTGGTGTGGGTTCTGCGTCCATCGCTCACTCCGCCTCTAAAACCGATGAGCCTGTTAGTGAAGGAATAGTAGCATTACTTGAGCCATTTGTAGATACGGTATTGGTTTGTACCATGACAGCCTTGGTTTTAGTATTCACCGGTTATGCTGATGGAACTAGTGGTTTAAATGGATCGGAATTGACTTCCGCTGCCTTTAGTGAAGTATTCCCTTGGTTTTCATGGGTGTTGATGGTGGCAATCCTGCTTTTTGCATTCTCTACAATGATCAGTTGGTCCTATTACGGACTAAAGGCTTGGACCTTTGCGTTCGGAAATAGTAAAAAAGTAGAGCTAATCTATAAGGTAATTTTCTGCGGTTTCGTAATTATTGGATCTTCTGTAGGACTGGGTGCAGTGCTAGACTTTTCAGATTTAATGATTCTAGGAATGGCTTTCCCAAACATTGCCGGATTGGTAATTATGTCTGGAGAGGTTAAAAACGACTTAAAAGACTACATGGCTCGAGTAAAGTCAGGTGCCATAAAGCGTTTTAAATAA
- a CDS encoding SDR family oxidoreductase, translating to MRILVTGANGLLGQRFLHLCLEQNIDVLATSKGESRLYNLPAVKYKSLDITNKAEIEELVHEFKPDAILNTAALTHVDVCEDNKELCWTINVDGVRNLLEICQSHNIYLSHISTDFIFDGSKGIYKEDDAPNPVNYYGESKLEAEKVLQSSTYKRVSILRTILVYGFVPNLSRTNIILWLNDTLGKKQAVNMVDDQFRMPTYADDLAHACLNACSLNAEGVFNVSGPEYISVYDLAILVADVFGHEKELINKSKSQAFSDKAPRPPKTGFDLSKSREFLNYRPHSLRDALTQTKLQIQDFKNKN from the coding sequence ATGCGAATTCTAGTCACTGGGGCAAATGGTTTGCTCGGACAACGTTTCCTGCACCTTTGTTTAGAGCAAAATATCGATGTACTTGCCACATCTAAAGGAGAAAGCAGGTTATACAACTTACCAGCCGTAAAATATAAGTCGCTAGATATAACCAATAAAGCGGAGATAGAGGAGTTGGTTCATGAGTTTAAGCCAGATGCAATACTTAATACAGCCGCATTAACCCATGTAGATGTATGCGAAGATAACAAGGAGCTTTGTTGGACAATTAATGTAGACGGAGTTAGAAATCTTCTCGAAATCTGTCAATCCCATAACATTTACCTTTCCCATATATCCACCGATTTTATTTTTGATGGAAGTAAAGGGATTTATAAAGAGGATGATGCTCCAAATCCAGTTAATTACTATGGAGAAAGTAAACTAGAGGCCGAAAAGGTCCTGCAAAGTTCAACATACAAAAGGGTGTCCATCCTAAGAACAATACTGGTTTACGGTTTCGTGCCTAACTTGTCAAGGACGAATATTATTCTGTGGCTAAACGATACTTTGGGTAAAAAACAAGCGGTGAATATGGTCGACGACCAATTCCGAATGCCAACCTACGCGGACGATTTAGCGCATGCATGCCTAAATGCCTGTAGTTTAAATGCCGAGGGTGTGTTCAATGTTTCAGGGCCAGAATATATTTCTGTTTACGATTTAGCGATTTTGGTTGCCGATGTATTTGGGCACGAGAAGGAACTTATAAATAAGTCCAAATCCCAAGCATTTAGTGATAAAGCACCCCGTCCTCCTAAAACAGGTTTTGACCTATCGAAATCAAGAGAATTTTTAAATTATCGCCCCCATAGTTTGAGAGATGCTTTAACTCAAACCAAGCTGCAAATCCAAGATTTTAAAAACAAAAACTAA
- a CDS encoding potassium channel family protein, producing MRTRFQIFSRLFYSLSLLAGVFIIGTLGYRIIEGYDWLDAFYMTLITVSTVGYGEVAPLTVAGKVFTSFIILICFGTFAYAISSITSYLVNGEYKRYTRLIKKQRMIEKLDNHIIVCGYGRVGRQVVTELKQNKERFVVVETKQEIFNLNDVRGGIIPVYGDATKDEILKEAGIEKAKAVITTLPNDADNLYVVLSARELNPKVKIIARASRFPSVKKMRVAGASNVIMPDSLGGAHMALLVLNPDTVDFIDQLSIHKPNSPSLVEIDFNSRSESTSFGALKDLTADVTLLGVKKANGDILISPKEDLMVEKGEKLFAIANHDVVTEFKNQIAKI from the coding sequence TTGAGGACCAGATTTCAAATTTTTTCTAGACTATTTTACTCGCTTAGCCTGCTGGCCGGTGTTTTTATTATTGGAACACTTGGGTATAGAATTATCGAAGGATACGATTGGCTCGACGCCTTTTATATGACTTTGATAACGGTTTCCACCGTGGGTTATGGGGAAGTGGCCCCACTAACTGTAGCGGGTAAAGTATTTACATCGTTTATTATACTTATTTGCTTCGGTACCTTTGCCTATGCAATCAGTTCCATTACTAGTTATCTTGTAAATGGTGAGTATAAACGCTACACTCGATTAATTAAAAAACAGCGCATGATAGAAAAGTTAGATAATCATATCATAGTTTGTGGTTATGGTAGGGTAGGAAGACAAGTTGTTACCGAGCTAAAACAAAATAAAGAGCGCTTTGTAGTAGTGGAAACCAAACAGGAAATCTTTAACCTTAACGATGTGCGCGGGGGGATTATTCCTGTTTATGGTGATGCTACTAAGGATGAAATTCTTAAGGAGGCGGGTATTGAAAAGGCAAAAGCCGTAATAACAACGCTACCTAATGACGCCGACAACTTATATGTCGTTCTAAGTGCGAGAGAGCTTAATCCAAAGGTTAAAATTATTGCACGAGCTTCTCGTTTCCCATCTGTAAAAAAGATGCGTGTTGCAGGTGCGTCAAACGTAATAATGCCAGATTCTCTGGGGGGTGCCCATATGGCGCTTTTGGTGTTAAATCCAGATACGGTAGATTTTATCGATCAACTATCCATACATAAACCCAATAGCCCAAGCTTGGTGGAAATCGATTTTAATAGTAGATCCGAAAGCACCTCATTTGGGGCACTTAAAGATTTAACAGCTGATGTAACTCTTCTGGGTGTTAAAAAAGCCAATGGAGATATTCTAATTTCTCCCAAAGAAGATTTGATGGTCGAAAAAGGGGAGAAGTTATTCGCCATTGCCAACCACGATGTGGTTACGGAGTTTAAGAACCAAATCGCAAAAATTTAA
- a CDS encoding PspC domain-containing protein: protein MINKILNYFEKQAFGVCAWWGEKLGISSQKVRLNFIYFSFITLGSPLLIYLIMAFILEHKEYFKFRSKKGSIWEL, encoded by the coding sequence ATGATAAATAAGATATTAAACTACTTCGAAAAACAAGCTTTTGGCGTGTGTGCCTGGTGGGGAGAAAAGCTTGGAATTTCTTCTCAAAAGGTTAGGCTTAATTTTATTTATTTCTCATTTATTACCCTTGGTTCGCCTTTGCTGATATATTTAATCATGGCATTTATCCTAGAACACAAAGAATATTTTAAATTCCGCTCCAAAAAAGGTTCCATTTGGGAATTGTAA
- a CDS encoding DUF2851 family protein translates to MKISEEFIFYVWKHRRFTSTTLPGVNGERITVKKPGILNSNAGPDFLHSEIEVDGRTWHGSVEIHCKASDWIKHQHKGDPKYNNLILHVVWENDIEIPELSSVPTLEIKSLVSDITLENYQNLQLPYQFIPCETRVDELDDFIVSAWLNRMLVERLEHKTKSIQDDYLNLRSNLNESFYRLMAKGFGQKINETGFDLLTRNLPLKIVLKHADKLADIEALLFGVAGLLNNQDDTYAQGLLHRYSHLKSKYGLEEISVGSWNYMRLRPANFPDVRIAQFAAVIAKSGDFLQLPNYTPDFKALKQLLSVKASVYWNNHYRFGVESDHKVKWISDGFFQHLLINVFVPFVFYYKRRTGGASFEWVSDILNRLPGEDNKVLRVMQSAGFENNTAGKSQSLYHLYNTYCSQSKCLSCAIGNAVLS, encoded by the coding sequence ATGAAAATCTCCGAGGAATTCATCTTTTACGTATGGAAACATCGTAGGTTTACTTCTACTACTTTGCCAGGAGTAAATGGAGAACGCATTACAGTGAAGAAACCAGGTATTTTAAATAGCAATGCTGGTCCCGATTTTTTGCATTCTGAAATTGAGGTGGATGGCAGAACTTGGCATGGTTCAGTAGAAATTCACTGTAAAGCTTCAGACTGGATAAAACATCAACACAAAGGCGATCCCAAATACAATAATTTAATTCTACATGTGGTCTGGGAAAATGATATTGAAATTCCAGAATTATCTTCCGTACCAACGCTTGAGATAAAATCGCTGGTATCGGATATTACCCTGGAGAACTATCAAAATTTGCAATTACCCTATCAATTTATCCCCTGCGAAACCAGAGTAGATGAGTTAGACGATTTTATCGTTTCCGCCTGGTTGAATAGAATGTTGGTGGAGCGGCTAGAGCATAAAACTAAATCCATTCAAGACGATTACCTTAACCTCAGGTCTAATTTAAACGAGTCGTTTTATCGACTGATGGCAAAAGGCTTTGGTCAGAAAATTAATGAAACGGGATTCGATTTATTAACCAGAAACCTACCCTTAAAAATTGTACTTAAACACGCAGATAAATTAGCAGACATAGAAGCGTTGCTTTTTGGGGTAGCAGGATTGCTTAATAATCAGGATGATACTTATGCTCAAGGTTTGTTGCATAGGTATTCTCACTTGAAATCTAAGTATGGTTTAGAGGAAATTTCGGTGGGTAGTTGGAATTATATGAGGTTGAGGCCTGCCAATTTTCCCGATGTTCGCATAGCCCAATTTGCAGCGGTAATTGCTAAATCTGGCGACTTCCTTCAATTGCCAAATTACACTCCAGATTTTAAGGCACTAAAACAATTGCTTAGCGTAAAAGCATCCGTTTATTGGAATAATCATTATCGATTTGGAGTTGAATCAGACCACAAGGTGAAGTGGATTTCCGATGGCTTTTTTCAGCATTTGTTAATTAATGTTTTTGTTCCTTTTGTCTTTTACTACAAAAGAAGAACAGGTGGTGCATCTTTTGAGTGGGTTAGCGACATCTTAAATCGCTTGCCTGGTGAGGACAATAAAGTGTTACGGGTAATGCAATCTGCTGGATTTGAGAATAACACTGCAGGAAAATCCCAAAGTTTATATCATCTTTACAACACCTATTGCTCTCAAAGTAAATGTTTATCTTGTGCAATCGGAAATGCCGTCCTTAGTTAA
- the pyrF gene encoding orotidine-5'-phosphate decarboxylase has protein sequence MTRTELIQNIRDKESFLCVGLDTDIQKIPDQFKKEADPIFAFNKMVIEATSDFAVAYKPNLAFYESLGPKGWESLQRTMEIIPKNIFTIADAKRGDIGNTAEMYAKTFFEWLNFDSVTLSPYMGKDSVTPFLKYEDKWAIVLGITSNPGAVDFQFQPIANSSDLLFEKVIKHAISWDNSDRIMFVAGATRGETLAKARKAAPNQFFLVPGVGAQGGSLEDVWQHCKNPDIGLLVNSSRGIIYAGDEKAVHSAAEKLRNEMKALM, from the coding sequence ATGACAAGAACTGAATTAATACAAAATATCAGGGATAAGGAGTCGTTCCTTTGTGTAGGACTGGACACAGATATTCAAAAAATCCCAGATCAATTTAAGAAGGAGGCCGATCCCATTTTTGCCTTTAATAAAATGGTTATCGAGGCGACTTCCGATTTTGCGGTTGCGTATAAGCCTAATCTTGCGTTTTATGAAAGTCTTGGACCTAAAGGGTGGGAAAGTCTTCAAAGAACAATGGAGATCATTCCCAAGAACATATTTACCATTGCCGACGCTAAAAGAGGAGATATTGGCAATACTGCAGAAATGTATGCCAAAACCTTTTTCGAATGGCTGAATTTTGATTCAGTTACTTTGAGCCCCTACATGGGAAAAGACTCGGTAACGCCCTTTTTAAAGTACGAAGATAAATGGGCTATAGTGCTAGGAATAACTTCAAATCCTGGGGCTGTGGATTTCCAGTTTCAACCCATTGCTAACTCTTCAGATTTATTATTCGAAAAAGTGATTAAACACGCTATTTCATGGGATAATTCAGATCGAATTATGTTCGTGGCTGGAGCAACACGAGGCGAAACATTAGCAAAGGCCAGAAAAGCAGCGCCAAATCAATTCTTTTTGGTGCCAGGTGTTGGTGCTCAAGGCGGAAGTTTAGAGGATGTTTGGCAACATTGCAAAAATCCAGACATTGGACTTCTGGTTAATTCGTCCCGAGGTATAATTTATGCCGGAGATGAAAAAGCTGTTCATAGTGCAGCAGAAAAATTGAGAAACGAAATGAAAGCCCTTATGTAA
- the prfA gene encoding peptide chain release factor 1, translating to MSQLLDKLQAIKEKWEEVGKMIVDPDIIADNSRYAKLSKEYKDLEETVKKYDEYKNVIDNIASSKEILSTETDPEFKEMAEMELKDLEEQKEKLDDEIKFMLIPKDPDDNKNVIMEIRAGTGGDEASIFCGDLFRMYSYFIEKRGWKQEIMYVNEGTSGGYKEVSFQISGDDVYSWMKYESGVHRVQRVPKTESQGRVHTSASTVAVLPEAEEIDFQLNMADVKKDTFRASGAGGQHVNKTESAVRLTHIPTNTVVECQDERSQIKNNEKALKMLRTKLYEAEVVKREQEQAAERKSQVSTGDRSAKIRTYNFPQGRCTDHRIGLTLYNLDNIMNGDITEILEALKLADNMEKLKAGLDNNMV from the coding sequence ATGAGTCAATTACTCGACAAGTTACAAGCGATTAAAGAGAAGTGGGAAGAGGTTGGTAAAATGATTGTCGATCCCGATATCATTGCCGATAATAGCCGCTATGCCAAGCTTAGTAAAGAATATAAAGATCTGGAAGAGACCGTTAAAAAGTACGATGAGTACAAAAACGTAATCGACAATATAGCTTCGTCTAAAGAGATTTTATCCACCGAAACCGATCCAGAGTTTAAGGAAATGGCCGAAATGGAGTTAAAAGATCTTGAGGAGCAAAAGGAAAAGCTTGATGATGAAATTAAGTTCATGCTTATTCCCAAAGATCCCGATGATAACAAGAACGTTATCATGGAGATTAGAGCAGGTACCGGAGGAGATGAAGCCAGTATTTTCTGCGGAGATTTATTCCGAATGTATTCGTACTTCATTGAAAAAAGAGGTTGGAAACAAGAAATCATGTATGTCAACGAGGGTACTTCGGGTGGATACAAAGAGGTTTCCTTTCAAATTTCTGGCGACGATGTGTATAGCTGGATGAAGTACGAATCTGGAGTACATCGTGTACAACGAGTTCCGAAAACAGAGTCTCAGGGAAGAGTGCATACTTCGGCATCAACGGTTGCAGTGTTACCCGAAGCCGAAGAAATCGATTTTCAACTGAATATGGCTGATGTAAAGAAGGATACCTTTAGAGCATCAGGAGCGGGTGGTCAGCACGTAAATAAAACTGAATCTGCCGTTCGTTTAACACACATTCCAACGAATACGGTTGTAGAATGCCAAGATGAGCGCTCTCAGATTAAAAACAACGAAAAGGCTTTAAAAATGCTTCGAACAAAACTCTACGAAGCGGAAGTTGTTAAAAGAGAGCAGGAGCAGGCGGCAGAAAGAAAATCACAAGTTTCTACCGGAGATAGATCGGCAAAAATTAGAACGTATAACTTTCCACAAGGAAGATGTACCGATCACAGAATAGGCTTAACGCTTTATAACCTAGATAATATCATGAATGGTGATATTACAGAGATTTTAGAGGCGCTTAAACTGGCGGATAACATGGAGAAGCTAAAAGCTGGTTTAGATAATAATATGGTTTAA
- a CDS encoding AIR synthase related protein, which translates to MEADKKYKLRGVSAAKEDVHAAIKNIDKGLFPKAFCKIVPDILAGSEEHCTVMHADGAGTKSSLAYMYWKETGDLSVWKGIAQDALIMNLDDLICVGATQNILVSSTIGRNKNLIPGEVIKAIIEGTEELLSDLRELGISIYSTGGETADVGDLVRTIIVDSTVICRMPKSAVVDNKNIKAGNVIVGLSSSGQASYEKEYNGGMGSNGLTAARHDVFAKELAKKYPESFDPAVPEELVYSGGKSLTEKVDGVPLDAGKMVLSPTRTYAPIFVEILNQHKDKIDGIVHCSGGGQTKILHFVDDLHIVKDNLFPIPTLFKMIQEESHTDWREMYQVFNMGHRMEVYTDETTAQSIIEISKSFNVDAQIVGRVEPGKGGKSLSIQGEKGNFDY; encoded by the coding sequence ATGGAAGCGGATAAGAAATACAAATTAAGAGGAGTTTCTGCAGCAAAAGAAGATGTTCATGCTGCGATAAAAAACATAGATAAAGGGTTGTTCCCAAAAGCCTTCTGCAAAATAGTTCCAGATATCCTAGCAGGGAGCGAGGAACACTGTACGGTAATGCATGCTGACGGTGCCGGAACCAAATCTAGTTTGGCATACATGTACTGGAAGGAAACCGGTGATCTATCCGTTTGGAAAGGGATTGCTCAGGATGCGCTTATCATGAATCTCGATGATTTAATTTGCGTTGGAGCTACCCAAAATATTTTGGTTTCATCTACGATTGGTAGAAACAAAAACCTAATTCCAGGTGAGGTAATTAAAGCCATAATAGAAGGTACAGAAGAGTTACTTTCAGACCTAAGAGAATTGGGGATAAGCATTTATTCTACTGGAGGAGAAACCGCCGACGTAGGTGACCTTGTAAGAACCATTATTGTGGATTCTACCGTAATCTGCCGCATGCCAAAATCAGCTGTGGTAGATAATAAAAACATTAAAGCGGGTAACGTAATTGTTGGTTTAAGTTCTTCGGGGCAGGCTTCTTACGAAAAGGAATACAACGGCGGTATGGGAAGTAATGGATTAACTGCCGCTCGCCACGATGTGTTTGCAAAGGAATTAGCTAAAAAATACCCTGAAAGTTTCGACCCTGCGGTTCCGGAAGAGCTGGTTTATTCGGGAGGGAAATCGCTTACAGAAAAGGTAGATGGAGTTCCTTTGGATGCAGGAAAAATGGTGCTTTCACCTACACGTACCTATGCTCCGATTTTTGTTGAAATACTTAATCAGCACAAGGACAAAATCGATGGTATAGTGCACTGCAGTGGAGGTGGACAAACAAAAATCTTACACTTTGTAGATGATCTGCATATCGTGAAAGATAACCTGTTTCCTATTCCTACCTTATTTAAAATGATACAGGAAGAAAGTCATACCGATTGGCGCGAAATGTATCAGGTATTTAACATGGGGCACCGCATGGAGGTGTATACCGATGAAACCACAGCGCAATCCATAATAGAGATTTCTAAATCCTTTAATGTGGATGCACAAATTGTGGGAAGAGTAGAACCTGGTAAAGGAGGCAAAAGTCTCAGCATCCAAGGTGAAAAAGGAAATTTTGATTATTAA